CGAGCTGCTCCACCAGCCGGCACCGCAGGCCATGCCGCGCCAGCTCCGAGGCCATCGTCAGGCCCGTGGGCCCGGCTCCCACCACGAGTGCGTCCCACATGCCGTCTCTCCCCGCCCGGCTCACACCGCCGGTGCGAGCCACCTTGGCACAGGAGGGCGGACGGCGCCCAGCGCGCTCAGCCCAGGTCCACGCCGTGGCCCGCCTGGACGTGGCCGATGTCCACCCGCCCGTCCTGCATGCGCAGGCCGCCGCGGAAGGAGTGCTCGCGGATGAAGAGGTGCGTGTCCAGGTCCGCGTAGTCGAAGCCGCCCAACCCGGCGGCGAAGTGCGCCGCGCTGCTCATGGCCAGGGTGCTCTCCACCATGCCGCCCATCATCAGCTCCATGCCGGAGGCGCGCGCCAGGTTCCACATGGCCAGCGACTCCACCACGCCACTCTTCATCAGCTTGAGGTTGACGCCGTGCGCCCCGCCCTCGCGCGCCAGGCGCAGCACGTCCTTGGCCGTGCGGGCCGACTCGTCCGCGCAGATGGGCACCCGCGACGAGCGCGTCAGCTCCGCCATGCCCTCCCAGTCCTCGCGCGGCACCGGCTGCTCGAAGAGCGCCAACGGCACCCCCTCGGACTCCAGCCCCGCGAGGAACGTCCGCGACTGCGCCACCGTGTAGCCCCCGTTGGCGTCCGCGAAGAGCCGCGCGCCGGGCGCCTCGCGGCGGATGATGACCATGCGCCGCACGTCCTCCTCCGCCGACAGCGCGCCCACCTTCACCTTGATGGTGCGGATGCCCCGCGCGACGATGGCCCGGGCCGAGGACGCCGCGTGCGCCTCGTCGCCCGCCGTCACCGTCATGTCGATGTCCAGCCCCGTGCCCGCTCCGCCGAAGAAGGCGAACAGCGGCATCCGGTAGTGGCGGCCCAGCGCGTCCAGCAGCGCCAGCTCCAGGCCACAGCGCGCCGAGGGCGCTTTCGGCAGGGCCTCGCCCAGCAGCGCCCCGAGCGGACGCCAGCCCCGCGCGTCCTTGCCGAGCAGCGACTGGCGCACGGAGTGGAGCGCCTCGAGCGTGCTGGCCTGCGTCTCGCCCGACACCGCCGTGAGGGGCGCGGACTCGCCCAGGCCCACCGTCCCGTCCGCCAGCTTCAGCCGGATGAGCACGTTGTTGGCCATGGTGGGCGCCCCCGTGGCGATGGCGAAGGGCTCCGTGAGGGCGAGGTCCAGCGGCTCGAAGTTCAGGTCGGTGATGAGGGTCGGGAGCATGGGCTTCCAGGGGGGATTCAGCGCAGCAGACGCTCGAAGGTGACCACCTTCATGGCCACGAAGGTGGCGGCTCCGGACCCTACCGCGAACAGCGCCGCGAGCAGTAGCGAGGAGAGGATGGGGCCGGGCACCGCCAGCGTGACGAGAAAGCAGACGAGGATGGTGGGGCCGATCAGCACCCCATTGAGGTTGTTGGCGGTGCGGAAGTCGCGCGCCAGCAGGCTGACGAGCAACGCACTGGTGGTGGAGAAGGTGAGCGACGTGAGCAGCACCGCCAGCAGGGCCAGCACGAAGCCGGGCGAGCCGATTCCCAGCCAGAGGATGAGCACCGCGTCCACGGAGAAGAGCACCAGCGTGGTGAGCGAGGCCAGCGAGAGCAGGGCCAGCAGCTTGGCGAGCAATATCTGCCCCACGCGCACGGGCAGTGCCACCAGCAGCTCGAGCGTGCGGGACTCGCGCTCGGTGATGAGGATGTAGCTGGCCGTCACCGAGGGCACGATGAGCCCGCCGAGCGCGATGAAGGGCACCAGCATGGCCCGCATCATCGCCAGGGGACTCTCCACGAGCTCGCGCATTCCTGGGGGCAGCACCATTCCGGGCGGGAGGTTCACCGGCTTCGTGGCGCCCGTCTTCAGCCCGAGCATCTGCCCCCCCGGGACGAGGACCAGCAGGATGATGGGCAGAAACAGCGCCGTCAGCATCGCGCCCCGGCTGCGCACCAGCTGGCGCCACTCCTTGCGGAAGAGGATGCGCACCTCACGCGCGAGCATCGCTGGCCCCCACGACATCCAGGAAGAGATCCTCGAGGCTCGGCGTCACGACGCGGCACTCGTACACGTCCACTCCCGCGCCCAGCAGGTGGCGCAGCATTCCGGGCGCCTGGGCCGCCGCGTCCGCCACGTGCACGTGCACCGCGTCCTCCTCACGGGTGAGCGTGAGGCCTTGCCCCGCGAGCGCCTCGGCCAGCCGCTCGGGGCCCTGGGTGGCGCGCAGCACGAGCACCGGCTGAATCCGCTGGCGCAGCGTGGCGATGCGCTCGTGCAGCAGCACCTTGCCCTGACGGAGGATGACGGCGCTCTCGCACAGCGCCTCGGCCTCGGCCAGGTTGTGCGTGCACAACAGCACCGTGCGGCCCGGCATCACCTTGCGCAGGAAGGTGTGCACCTCGCGCGTGGCCACCGGATCCAACCCCACCGTGGGCTCGTCCAGCAGCAGCACCTCCGGCGAGGACACGAGCGCAGCGGCCATGGACAGCCGGCGCTGCATGCCGCCGGACAGCTCCGCCATCCGCCGCGAGCGGAAGGGCCCGAGGCCGAAGGCCTCCACCACCTCGGGGATGTTGCCGCGGCCGTACAGGTCGCGCACGAGCTGGAGGAAGTCATCCACCGTGAGGTCGCGGTACATGCCCGGGGACTGGGGGACGATGCCCACGCGCCGCTTGGCCTGGAGGAAGCCCGGGTCCTCGACGCCGAGTCCGAAGAGGCTCACCTGCCCCGACGAGGGCCGCAGCGCGCCGGTGAGCAGGCGGATGAGGGTCGTCTTCCCCGCGCCATTGGGACCGAGCAGGCACGCCCGCTCGCCGGGGGAAATCCGGAAGCTCACCTGGTCGAGCGCCTGGACGCCGCCGGGGTACACCTTGGTGACGCTGGAGACCTCCAGCGGTACGTGCTCGTTGGGCGCCAGGCGGCCGTCCTCCCAGTCGCGGCGGACATACCACGCGGGCGCGGCCTTGCATCCCTCCGCGAGCATGGGCAAGAGCAGTCGAGGAGACTCGCCGCGTCATGAATCCGTCCCCCCGGTGGCTCAAGGACAGCCCCGCCGCTCCCGCCAAGGCCACGCCCGCCCGCCAGGCCGAGGACACGACGGAATCCCGAGGCCCGGAGAAGCCGCTGTGCTGCGCGCGCTGCGGCCACGTCATCACCCGCGAGCGGGACCGCACCACCGTCAACGGCCGCGCCACGCACACCCGCGTCAATCCGTCCGGGTTCGTCTTCCACTTCGGTTGCTTCGCCCGGGCCGAGGGCTGTCTCGTCACCGGCCCGCCCACCGCCGAGGCGAGCTGGTTCCCCGGCTTCGTCTGGCGGTACGCCATGTGCGCCGAGTGCGGCACGCACCTGGGCTGGGCCTTCCACGGCGAGAGCGACTTCCTCGGCCTGGTGCTGGACCGGCTCACCGCCCCGAGCTGAGCACTGCCGCTATACGATACGCGCCATGCGCATGAAGCCCGAACAAGCGGATTCCATCTCCAAGTCTACGCACAACCCGCGGCGAGGCCTTCTGCCAACGGCTCTTCTTCTCGTATGTGCCGTGATTCTGGGAGGACAGGGCCCCTGGGCAAACAACGCTCCGGAACTGCGGCGGCCAGACCCTGCGCTCTCCGGAATGCTGTGGGCAGGCAAGCCCAAAGCATCCACCAAGGCCGCGACCTCAGCCACCTCGAGAGAAGCCGAGTCCCTCAAGAAGTCCACCGCACAAGGGGCCCAGAAGACCGGGGGAGAGACCGAAGCGACGAAGCGTGGGCGGCAGGCGCATACCGATTGGCAGCCGGGAGAGGGGTATGAAAAGGAAGTGCGACTGCCGAGCGGCCGTCGTGCCGACGCCGTGAATGCCGAGAAGCAAGACGTCAAGGAACTCAAGCCCAACAACCCTCGCGCCATCAAGCGTGGCGAAAAGCAGGTTGAGACGTACCGCCGCGAGTTGGAAGAAAAGCGAGGAGGGCAATGGACAGGCCAGGTCGAGACCTACGAAACAGGCGAGAAGAAATGAAAGCCTCCTCTCCGATCAGGACTGCGATGGCCCACGAGCTGCGCGGAGCAGGTTTCAAGGCGCGCGGCACCAGTTGGTACAAACATGGGCCAGACGCCCTGCTGGTGGTCAACCTGCAGAAGTCGCTCTACGGTCCACAGCACTACATCAACCTCGCTGCCTGGGTGAAGCACTTGGGAGATGCCGAGTTTCCCAAGGAGTACCAATGCCATGTCCGTGTGCGCGCGACTTCGCTGCCCACCCACAATGCGGAGGCCTTGGGACATGCCCTGAATCTTGGCGATGAGTCCATGGACACGGAGCAGCGTGAAGCCTTCATCGCCAGGTTCATGCGAGAGGAAGCCATCCCGTTCCTGGAATCCCTGGGGACCTGGGAAGGTATCCGCGCGGCGGTCAATGCTGGGAAGTTGAAGAAGGGCCTGATCTACAAGGAGGTCCAAGCCCTGCTCCAAGCACCCGCCTCTCCGTAAGGAATGGGCGGGAGGCGACTACCTGCGGACCCTCACCGGGAAACCGGAGGTGTCATGCATGTTGCGGACCCGTGCGGACACTCCTGCCCGCTGCAACGCGGCTGCTGCAATCCGCATGTGCCGATGGGGAACCTTGAGGACCTTCTGCGGGGCGCCACTCTCCGCGAGACGCCGGGCGGCGAGCATCAGCCGTACGAAGTCACCCGAGGTTTCCACTTCAGTTGCCCAGACGCCATCTCGCGAGAGCGCGTCCAGACGGCTTCCGCTGGGGAGGCGAACCTCGACCTGTCCCCCAGACCCTGCCGAGCGCCATTTCGCCTGACGGTGTGCCCACGATTCCGCCATGCAGTTCCATCCTTTCGATCAGCGATGCACCACGCACCGCTCGCGAACGGAACCTAGGCAGGAGATCTGACACGAGGCTCCCGAGGCGGTTCCTGGCGCACCACCCGGGGCTCGTTACAACCTTTCTGGTCTCACGAAGACGCACAACCCCCGTAGCCAAAAACCATCGTGATTTCAACAGGTTGAAGTTACCCCCTCCCGTAGAAGAAGAGCTCGGTGGCCAGTCGCATGAGGGGTTGCCTCAACAGCTCCGCGCCGACCCGCTCTCCTTCAGAAAGGAGATACCTCAATGGATCCCGTGACGAAGAAGCTGCTCATTCACTGGGGACTCGGCGGCGGCTCCGCATTGCTGAGCTTCCTCTGGAACGTCTACCAGCTGTACACCACCCAGCCTTAATCACGTATCGAGGGAGAGCTGGAGGTCTGCTACCGGCTCTCCCTCCGAGGCCTGGTGCTGGACCGCCTCACCGCCCCGAGCTGAGCGCCGCCAGTGCCGCCGCCATCACCTGCTTGAGCGGCACGTGGGCGGCCTCGGCCACCTTGCGGCAGTCCTCGAACTCGGGGTGGGCGTTGAGCACCACGCCG
The sequence above is drawn from the Archangium gephyra genome and encodes:
- a CDS encoding ABC transporter permease subunit; the protein is MLAREVRILFRKEWRQLVRSRGAMLTALFLPIILLVLVPGGQMLGLKTGATKPVNLPPGMVLPPGMRELVESPLAMMRAMLVPFIALGGLIVPSVTASYILITERESRTLELLVALPVRVGQILLAKLLALLSLASLTTLVLFSVDAVLILWLGIGSPGFVLALLAVLLTSLTFSTTSALLVSLLARDFRTANNLNGVLIGPTILVCFLVTLAVPGPILSSLLLAALFAVGSGAATFVAMKVVTFERLLR
- a CDS encoding cereblon family protein, whose amino-acid sequence is MNPSPRWLKDSPAAPAKATPARQAEDTTESRGPEKPLCCARCGHVITRERDRTTVNGRATHTRVNPSGFVFHFGCFARAEGCLVTGPPTAEASWFPGFVWRYAMCAECGTHLGWAFHGESDFLGLVLDRLTAPS
- a CDS encoding DUF4304 domain-containing protein, whose amino-acid sequence is MAHELRGAGFKARGTSWYKHGPDALLVVNLQKSLYGPQHYINLAAWVKHLGDAEFPKEYQCHVRVRATSLPTHNAEALGHALNLGDESMDTEQREAFIARFMREEAIPFLESLGTWEGIRAAVNAGKLKKGLIYKEVQALLQAPASP
- a CDS encoding ABC transporter ATP-binding protein encodes the protein MLAEGCKAAPAWYVRRDWEDGRLAPNEHVPLEVSSVTKVYPGGVQALDQVSFRISPGERACLLGPNGAGKTTLIRLLTGALRPSSGQVSLFGLGVEDPGFLQAKRRVGIVPQSPGMYRDLTVDDFLQLVRDLYGRGNIPEVVEAFGLGPFRSRRMAELSGGMQRRLSMAAALVSSPEVLLLDEPTVGLDPVATREVHTFLRKVMPGRTVLLCTHNLAEAEALCESAVILRQGKVLLHERIATLRQRIQPVLVLRATQGPERLAEALAGQGLTLTREEDAVHVHVADAAAQAPGMLRHLLGAGVDVYECRVVTPSLEDLFLDVVGASDARA
- a CDS encoding dipeptide epimerase, with protein sequence MLPTLITDLNFEPLDLALTEPFAIATGAPTMANNVLIRLKLADGTVGLGESAPLTAVSGETQASTLEALHSVRQSLLGKDARGWRPLGALLGEALPKAPSARCGLELALLDALGRHYRMPLFAFFGGAGTGLDIDMTVTAGDEAHAASSARAIVARGIRTIKVKVGALSAEEDVRRMVIIRREAPGARLFADANGGYTVAQSRTFLAGLESEGVPLALFEQPVPREDWEGMAELTRSSRVPICADESARTAKDVLRLAREGGAHGVNLKLMKSGVVESLAMWNLARASGMELMMGGMVESTLAMSSAAHFAAGLGGFDYADLDTHLFIREHSFRGGLRMQDGRVDIGHVQAGHGVDLG